A region of the Salvia splendens isolate huo1 chromosome 11, SspV2, whole genome shotgun sequence genome:
TGTTTCTGTTGTAATATTCTCTCAATAGTGTACTGGAAATTTTTGTAGTTTCCAATTTTGTTGTTTGCATCATATCAGAGTTGCAGTGAATTTATCTAACGTCTAAgagtaaatatttcatttttatgaaCCACCGGTTCCATTTTTATGTGCAGTTAATTTGACAATATATTGATGGTCCTAAATATTTTGATgttttagatttaattaatgTCAAATATAGCAAGTGCATGGAAGGATAATCCGCAACATCCGCCACATgaccgccgcctccgcccctaTATTACCCTCTTCTTCCCGCCACCTCAACCACCGCAACACACATCTCCACAACCAGCTGcggcatttttttaaaaaaatataaaagaaaatccCAAAAATGGCAACACAACAACTGGTTGTGGTTGCCTTGATCATTTTCTTCGCAGCCGCGGCGACCGCCGAAGAGCCGAGCGTTCCTGCTGCCACAGTCGACATCGCCCCTGCCGCTGCTGCAGCTGGGGTGGACCCCACCGCGGTGATAGGCGCTCTCAGTGGGGCAGCGGCTGACGCTGCCCCCATCGGAGGCCCGGTTCCGCAAGGAGTCTTCAAGAGCCTCCCGCCATCGGCAGCTGGCGGCTTGCCTACCGCGGGTGCTGCAGCGGTCGGTGCTAACGCTGCCGCGGCTGTGGCGGTGGCCGCCGGCGCTGGCATTGTTGGGTCATTTTACTTCTTGTAACTTAAtaatataaaaggaaaaaatactctttaattcacaattttatactattattttctattttccattttatgtTATTTCTGTTACAAGCTAAGAACTCACTCTTTATTTATGGTACGTATGttttgagccatttttcaaccatataaaaataaaagagtctTTAATTTCATTGTTGCGGTATTTCTCATTTATATCTTAGAGTCAATCGCCATAACATTGTAATGCTCTAAACATGGACATAAATAGAATAGTAACCATCACATACCCAAACGAGAAATTTCTGAATAAGGGGTTAATTTCGCTGACCTCTCGAAATTTAGGATTAAATTCATtgacctttcgtaatttggGATCGTGGCATACGTATTTTTCATAACGAGGGATTTctgatttttttctcttttttttcttttttaatattatttccctCCATCCATTTATCAATTGCCTAAATCACCCCCCTCAAATATTTTACCTAATTTCTATAAAATCAACGCCGTTTTTGTGATCACTCCCAAACACCCGCCTTTTTTTGTTCTAAGCCTGCTTCTCCTCTCCACCCTCCTTCACGGCTCCTCCACTGTTCGTTTGTTTGTGCTGAAAGAATGCGCACacatatataatacatataatacaCGTTTGTTTCTTCTACATATATGTCTAGAATTTTGTACTATTATGTTGAAAACTTTGATATATTTAATTCTTTTGTTATTTGGTAGGATGGATCACATAAATGAAATTGATAGTATTGATTGGGATAGCATAGAAATTACTCCACTTGAAGAATCACAATTGGTGCTCCTGAGAGCTTGATGGACGACGAAACAATGTTtgcaggggcggacgcagaaaaaattGACGGTAAGGGCTGGACttcactatatatttttttacagtcaaatataattatataatataaaaattgcaAAAATTGTAAAAATGCATATGTATTTAATACGAAGTAGTCCAAAATATatctaataaaaaaacatgtgaCAGTTGTGGTTTACATCTAAAGAGGTAGCAACTGAATTCTATATGTTTTCATCCCAATGCTTTTTTTAAAGAAGCGTTCCATCTTCTACGGTCAAGCCAAAAAATAATGATTGAAGTACAATATCCATAACTCCAGAAGATACTATCAACACTCACTAACATAAACTGTATTCTATACGACAATCACGAATATTAGCTTGCAACTAACTATTGTTATAACTTTTTTAGCTAGCAACCATTCTATCAAAATCTTATAAAAACAAGagatagaatataaaattaataattaataactttAATACACTCCCTACTCACCATTTGTGtaaattttgaatattaatttctcCAAAAATTTCAAAGACTCAAACTCTCCTTTACAAAATTGCACCGTTTCTGTATTGCTGCGGCCGCTCTCTGTAAACTTCAAAAACTCTTTTGTTTCTCTcgctttaatttttaaaattctaaagaCGTATGTACTTTAAATTTTATACCCATTTTacttaaattttaacaaaaaaatgtgTGCCAACTTGAAAAGATGATAGCACTTTTAAAGAATAGGAGTACATTCTCTTTTTAAAAAGTTACTCTACAAACTAGTCAATGAATATAAAGTGGGGTCCATCTGACTTTTACctttatactattaattatttaatttatttgtgaatatacTTCCATCTTCCTTACTCTTCAAACACCATTTTTACGCTTTTCTTCTGCAGATGCTTATTTTTTCCTTCTTTAATTTCAGCCCCTCACAGTTATTCATTCCAAGATAATTTGTTCTTCAGTGGCATTATTTGGTAAGGACttaatacaattttttaaaatttttaaaaatttgaaagtagaaaaaaaaattgggtaaGGGCTTCGACCCTACCCAGTTTCTACGTGTGTCCGCCCCTGAATGTTTGCTTTTGTTGGTCTAACATTAGAGAAACATAGTGATGCAGTAGAGAGAATGAATTGTGATCCAATTGTTGATGAGATAATAGACATAACAGTTGATGATTGCATTCCTAATGGAGGCGAACAGTGGAGGCGTTGTGAAGGAGCGTGGAGAGGAGAAGCAGGCTTGGAACAAAAAAAGGCGGGTGTTTGGGAGTGATCACAGAAACGGCGCTGATTTTGTAGAAATTAGGTAAAATATTTGAGGGGGTTGATTTAGGCAATTGATAAATGGATGGagggaaataatattaaaaacaaagaaaaaaaatcagaaatccCTTGTTTTGAAAAATATGGATGCCACGATCCtaaattacgaaaggtcagcgaatttaatccTAAATTTCAAGAGGTCAGCGAAAATAACCacttattccgaaatttcttcTAAACTAATAGTAGCAGTTTTTCAAAGTTCtcaataattgaaataaatctGTATTGTTTTACCAAGTATACAAAACAAATCAGAAGGGATATGTGGGCAAGttgtgtaaaaaaatataaatattccttGTGTTCTAAAGTAGATTCCAACATATTGTGCGCCAAGTTCCAAAATGAGTTGATATATTCATATGAAAATTGGTGTACCTACACTACTTGCATTGACGatatttcttccaagctttACCTAAAGGAGACTTGCAATAAATTAACCTAACAACAATTCTAAGGATCTACGtgcttttgccacaaatcgatcgcatcttgaacgcttatatttaatatatgaaCAATAATTGAAGAACATGCATTGATTAGTATCTATACAACCAGTATTAGCATTATCAAAACAatcaaaaaaattttattgattaactgaaatttattcaaaacttgaatgattaattaagcAATTGTTGCCTGTGTGTGGTGTGAGAAATTTCCAAATGCAATCAAATGTTTATTCAAGTCAAACAGTCATTAACAAAATGCATTGTAATGCCCATATATGAATTTTTGCAAAAACAACCAGTGCACACATCCAAGCACTTGGAAACTTTATAACCCAAGTTAATGATATATTTTCCTAATTGATCATTTTTTCCATGTATTATCGAACAATAGATCAAATCATAGAAgttctaattattttttcagCGTCAACATTATAAACTCATTGCATACTCCATTCAAATTCATCATtatcaaaaaaaggaaaatatttcatCACAACATATCTACGCATCACATTAAGAGCTATACATACCTGATGATTGGAAAGAATCCATCCCGATTTGAAAGTAAAGTTGAGTTTCCATTGGAGTGATGCCAAACTCGACCGAATGTGAACTCTCCATGTGACTGGTAAATGTAACATATCCTCCACTCTTTCAGAATTTATATGTGTTTTCACAATAGTTTTAATGCACAACAAATTCGCTCGGGTAGTTGACATCTCAGACTTTCTTGAAATGTTTGATCGTGATTTCTGAGGTCAAAAGCCCTTTCAATTAGTTTAGGAGGTTGAGGTCCTCACGACCACAACATGATAGGGATTTGTATCTCATGTTTTAGTCACATCTTGTGCCCATAATGGAACTAATCTTCGTATTAAAATGCTATTTTTGGCAGGACTTGATGGCTCAAGGCAACCACAAGATCTCATGTGCTGCTCACATGTGACTTGCTCAATGGGTGGTGGTTTAAAAGGAACGGAATGTAATTCATAAACAACTTTAAATCCTAGTTTTACTTCAGTCATAtgggcacccgcaatggggcgcccgatggcatccatcgtcctcgggcgcggacgatgcccacatTGTGGGTGCCCGATCAGGCGCGCCctacgtcgcggacgatggccatcgggcgcgccatcgtgggagacgcggacgatggcacgcattttactttaaaaaatgcGTTTGTCGGGGATCGAACCAGGGTCTATTGCTTAGAAGGCAATAATCCAAACCGTTGGACTACAAACAATAGTTGAGATATCTTGAAAACTAAAttgttttatacatttattaagatgataatgtgataaaaaaatgataatttatgattaaaaagtaGAATTCGGTGAAACGAGAATTTGCTTCTTCGAGTTATTAAGATGTTTATGTTGTGTGattgaaatgaaggttttttataaatgtattaatttttaattcgtattgtaattttttaatttttataaatgtattaatttttaatcaatgcaatcttcgccggtttttagttactcgttgtgttttttaattagtttgtattaaacatatttgaaaacatttaaattaattaataaaacaatagtaaacatatagggcgcgccttagggcgccccattgctaatggcctAATTACTAATTAGTCTATCATAGAATTCTTTTGCATACTCTCTCCTTAATTTAGTTCATAAATAtacttatatttaatattttaggtTTGAAAGTATTTCAAAAAgtgcaaaaagaaaaaaaaaatgtgattaatCAAAGTTTAGGGATCACCAAAGATATTTTCAAAGCTGAGAAGGGAGAGCGACAAAATTAGTGCAGGTTACAAAAGTACACAAATGCCCTCCATGATTTTGAGGACATTTCGTTccaaaaatatgataaaatgtGACTACATCAAAGTCCAGGGATCtcctaaaatatttttgaagtCCAAAAACTAAAATGGTGCAAATCCAAAGTCGGTGGGCAATTTATGTAATTCACTCTGTTTCTTAAGGTCTCcatatatacataatacatactTCCACCGTTCCAcagtaatagaggcatttcattttgagcattcgttttgaaaaaataataataaatagttaaaatagagaaagagtaaagtaagatataGAATAGTGTAGAGAAGAATATTATCTActctattctctatcttac
Encoded here:
- the LOC121755239 gene encoding arabinogalactan protein 1-like — encoded protein: MATQQLVVVALIIFFAAAATAEEPSVPAATVDIAPAAAAAGVDPTAVIGALSGAAADAAPIGGPVPQGVFKSLPPSAAGGLPTAGAAAVGANAAAAVAVAAGAGIVGSFYFL